Proteins from a genomic interval of Pectinophora gossypiella chromosome 4, ilPecGoss1.1, whole genome shotgun sequence:
- the LOC126366347 gene encoding succinate dehydrogenase assembly factor 2-B, mitochondrial-like, which produces MLRFRPAVQMVMKRLGTRASSIGTSDTIDTTYLELPAYDFSKPQSLGHRKARLHYQSRKRGMLENDLLLSTFAKKYLDGFSEEQALMYDRLINSASNDWDLFYWIVGKQPTPKEFDNEIMDLLKKHAKNENRELRTQPNLF; this is translated from the exons ATGTTGCGTTTCCGACCT GCTGTGCAAATGGTGATGAAGAGGCTGGGAACTAGAGCATCCAGCATTGGAACGTCAGACACTATAGACACTACCTACCTGGAGCTGCCTGCATACGACTTCAGCAAGCCGCAGTCTCTGGGTCACCGCAAAGCCAG GCTGCACTACCAGTCCCGCAAGCGAGGCATGTTGGAGAACGACCTGCTTCTGAGCACCTTCGCAAAGAAGTATCTGGACGGCTTCAGCGAAGAGCAGGCGCTGATGTACGACCGCCTCATCAACTCTGCTAGCAACGACTGGGACCTCTTCTACTGGATCGTCGGGAAACAGCCCACCCCAAAAGAGTTCGACAACGAAATCATGGACCTCTTAAAAAAACATGCGAAAAACGAAAACCGAGAGCTTAGAACTCAGCCTAATTTGTTTTAG
- the LOC126366283 gene encoding branched-chain-amino-acid aminotransferase, cytosolic: MPLRRSKVLVKWIFENQHKLQTVRWCSSSLRYKELEEAAHALPEAPPAAAPAARPDITPELSFKHEDLQVRLAAPYQLQAKPEAQDLGFGKYFTDHMLKIPFHKQLGGWQKPEILPFENLSLHPAAKALHYAIQLFEGLKAYRGADDKIRLFRPDLNMERMNLAAQRSGLPTFDSEELIKCICRLVQIDQEWVPHSETSTLYIRPTLIATEPTFGIMAPETALLFVILSPVSAYYKTSTDGAVSIYADPNVVRAFPGGVGNRKVGSNYGPTIEATARAAKLGHHQVLWLFGPNHELTEVGAMNIFMVYINEHGDKQLSTPPLNGLILPGVTRRSIMELAQEWEDVTVKEEVITMDRVVELNKQGRLLEMFGAGTAVVISPISRIGFLDQNINIPTMKQPQPLYQRVKDTLLAIQYGHIEHPFSKLIS, translated from the exons aTGCCTCTTCGTCGGAGCAAG GTTTTAGTGAAATGGATCTTCGAGAACCAGCACAAGCTGCAGACGGTGCGCTGGTGCAGCTCGTCGCTGCGCTACAAGGAGCTGGAGGAGGCGGCGCACGCGCTGCCCGAGgccccgcccgccgccgcgcccgccgcccgccCCGACATCACGCCTGAACTTTCCTTCAAG CACGAAGACCTGCAAGTGCGGCTCGCGGCGCCCTACCAGCTGCAAGCCAAGCCTGAGGCCCAGGACCTCGGCTTTGGCAAATACTTCACTGATCACATGCTCAAAATCCCGTTCCACAAACAACTCGGCGGCTGGCAGAAACCAGAAATCCTTCCTTTCGAGAACCTTAGCTTGCACCCCGCGGCCAAAGCTCTGCACTACGCGATACAA TTGTTCGAAGGCCTGAAGGCTTATCGGGGAGCAGACGATAAGATCCGGTTGTTCCGGCCGGATTTAAACATGGAGCGTATGAACCTCGCCGCGCAGCGGTCAGGGCTGCCAACGTTCGACAGCGAGGAGCTTATCAAGTGCATCTGCCGGCTGGTGCAGATCGACCAGGAGTGGGTACCACATTCTGAAACCTCCACACTCTATATACGACCCACCCTTATAGCCACTGAG CCAACCTTCGGCATCATGGCTCCTGAGACAGCGTTGCTGTTCGTCATCCTAAGTCCAGTGAGTGCGTACTACAAGACGAGTACGGACGGCGCCGTGTCGATTTACGCAGACCCCAATGTGGTGCGCGCCTTCCCCGGCGGTGTTGGCAATAGGAAAGTCGGCTCTAACTACGGCCCTACGATTG AGGCCACGGCGCGAGCGGCGAAACTAGGTCATCATCAAGTGTTGTGGCTCTTCGGACCCAACCACGAGCTGACCGAGGTCGGCGCTATGAACATCTTCATGGTCTATATCAACGAACATGGAG ACAAGCAACTAAGTACGCCGCCATTGAACGGTCTGATCCTGCCGGGGGTCACGCGCCGGTCGATCATGGAACTTGCGCAGGAGTGGGAGGACGTCACCGTAAAAGAAGAAGTCATTACAATGGACCGCGTTGTCGAGCTCAACAAACAAGGACGG TTGTTGGAGATGTTCGGCGCGGGCACTGCGGTGGTGATCAGCCCCATCAGCAGGATAGGCTTCCTCGACCAGAACATCAACATCCCCACCATGAAGCAGCCGCAGCCGCTCTACCAGAGGGTCAAGGACACTTTACTCGCCATTCAGTACGGACATATAGAACACCCCTTCTCCAAACTCATATCATAG